From the genome of Aspergillus chevalieri M1 DNA, chromosome 8, nearly complete sequence, one region includes:
- a CDS encoding uncharacterized protein (COG:L;~EggNog:ENOG410PV6B;~InterPro:IPR027417,IPR001650,IPR005468,IPR014001, IPR011545;~PFAM:PF00270,PF00271;~TransMembrane:1 (o923-946i);~go_function: GO:0003676 - nucleic acid binding [Evidence IEA];~go_function: GO:0005524 - ATP binding [Evidence IEA];~go_function: GO:0009374 - biotin binding [Evidence IEA]), which yields MRRGAIHGPLVAQYLARVARFKEKLAVAIHMTAGQPARAPELLSVQYVNTPNNQFRNVFIEDGMVTLVTAYHKGFHASNDSKLIHRYVPRAVGELVVWYMWLAMPFIDQLTAWQAGTAHGTVNGTSNGMSNGTSNGTWNGMSNGTSNGMSNGTSNGTLNGTRAGTVNGTVNGTVNGMSNGTSNGTLNSTLNSTWNGTQAGTLNGTLNGTANGILNGTLIGTQAGTANGTRASTVNGTSNSTLNGTWNGTRAGTVNGTLNGRANGTLNGTSNGTANGISNDTLNGTSNSTLNGTRAGTVNGTVNGTVNGMSNGTSNGTLNSTLNSTWNGTQAGTLNGTLNGTANGILNGTLIGTQAGTANGTRASTVNGTSNSTLNGTWNGTRAGTVNGTLNGRANGTLNGTSNGTANGISNDTLNGTSNSTLNGTSNSMLNGTTNSIPIGTLNGTSNGTWNGTRAGTVNGTSNSTLNGTWNGTPNGTVNGMLNGRLNGTSNSTSNSTPIGTPIGTQAGTSNSTLNGTLNSTLNGTWNGTQAGTLNGTLNGTANGTLNGTLIGTSNGTPAWQPPSPYLWGPDPGMQRPWTPERFREVLKRETQARLGQALNIPAYRDIAIGISRRFLRASSTFTSDRQDETEQAAALDADCEDGMDADQWMAHMTDLQAGHSSHVAGMVYGRQLMEQAGTTSHRRAMFRQSSVDWHQFLGFGCGTGVPGDVHADIDAGGLRAGLVDEGSCPSRRPGQEQVRARLVDDPGQEWVRACLVDDPGQEWVRACLVNDPGQERVRARLVSDPSQEGVRARLVDEGNRPIHHPGQERVRARLVDEGSCPIHHPGQERVRACLVNDPGQERVRARPVLGKRKRAPWQVEAEEHHMERRHQLQTMDMAAALQQMTGQAGMQFQGIQAPAMAAIQQGKSPVVAVMPTGGGKSMLFMLPAWAVPGGTTIVVVPLISLRQDMQQRCRRLGIPCMAWDRQQPCDEAAIVLVTPESAVTPDFHSFINRLVVMQRLDRVVIDECHVIMNQQKNFRSAMAQLGKLVRARTQMVFLTATLPPEMEPEFSQRIHHPQDQIDIYRARTSRGNVAYGVWRPPIPHTAPHGYGWEQDARIIQFLQAQLQWARARGGKMVIYANRVHQVQAMAAVLGCEAYFSGQVDRGGILGRFMGGDSTVLCVTSALGMGVDIPNIRVIIHLGTPRTLLDYAQESGRAGRDGQASQAIIIQPAGWAEDERHLGTPEVELVQQYMGVVAGWGCRRVVLDDYLDGTVNGYRRQHCGDDGDEQACDGCNVQWRVGHVGGDEAGHEAGHEAGCVGLHHGPGQAVRPVLGLADDPDWRARSATRRSNGRGLRRGMEYDSSRAAGSCSPSRSRSHSPRRSPSHSPSHSPSPSHSPSHSPSPSHSPSHIPCRSHSHSPSPSRSPSRSHSPGRSHSPNRSHSPSPSHSPSPSHSPSPSQHRRHSHSPSPSHSPSPSHSPNQRQHQHPSPSHRQQQRQWAAADIQFRRQQSQAWLDEEFGEQEAQQWRDRCYICAMAQADDQHDLYSCRHARSQAAKQWMLQVRRRIQYSRFSGCFSCGMPQTICAGWEPGGRCQYRGVLIPMVAMMLHGPWGVGIRGAWQRRLVGLQVDGADIGAVIGWLGQRSRAGHSQLFEEFCWLRRVSQEVELGLESGGREMEDWSGP from the coding sequence atgcgccggggggcgatccacggcccattggtggcacagtatctggcccgggtggcccggttcaaggagaaactggctgtggccatccatatgacggcggggcagccggcacgggcccccgagctgctcagtgtgcagtatgtcaacacgccgaacaaccaattccgcaatgtgttcattgaggatgggatggtgacactggtgactgcataccacaagggcttccatgcgagcaacgacagcaagctgatccaccggtatgtgccacgggcggtcggggagttggtggtgtggtatatgtggctggcgatgccattcattgaccagttgacagcgtggcaggccggcactgcgcatggcacggtgaatggcacatcgaatggtatgtcaaatggcacatcgaacggcacatggaatggtatgtcgaatggcacatcgaatggtatgtcgaatggcacatcgaacggcacattgaatggcacacgagccggcacggtgaatggcacggtgaatggtacagtgaatggcatgtcgaacggcacatcgaacggcacattgaacagcacattgaacagcacatggaatggcacacaagccggcacattgaatggcacactgaatggcacggcgaacggcatactgaatggcacactgattggcacacaagccggcacggcgaatggcacacgagccagcacggtgaatggcacatcaaacagcacattgaacggcacatggaatggcacacgagccggcacggtcaatggcacactgaatggcagggcgaacggcacactgaatggcacatcaaacggcacagcaaatggcatatcaaacgacacactgaatggcacatcgaacagcacattgaatggcacacgagccggcacggtgaatggcacggtgaatggtacagtgaatggcatgtcgaacggcacatcgaacggcacattgaacagcacattgaacagcacatggaatggcacacaagccggcacattgaatggcacactgaatggcacggcgaacggcatactgaatggcacactgattggcacacaagccggcacggcgaatggcacacgagccagcacggtgaatggcacatcaaacagcacattgaacggcacatggaatggcacacgagccggcacggtcaatggcacactgaatggcagggcgaacggcacactgaatggcacatcaaacggcacagcaaatggcatatcaaacgacacactgaatggcacatcgaacagcacattgaacggcacatcgaacagcatgttgaacggcacaacaaacagcataccgattggcacattgaacggcacatcgaatggcacatggaatggcacacgagctggcacagtgaatggcacatcgaacagcacattgaacggcacatggaatggcacaccaaatggtacggtgaatggcatgttgaatggtagactgaacggcacatcaaacagcacatcgaacagcacaccgattggcacaccgattggcacacaggccggcacatcaaacagcacattgaatggcacattgaacagcacattgaacggcacatggaatggcacacaagccggcacattgaatggcacactgaatggcacggcgaacggcacactgaatggcacattgattggcacgtcgaacggcacaccggcatggcagccccccagcccatatttatggggccccgacccgggcatgcagcggccatggacccccgagcgattccgggaggtgttgaagcgggagacccaggcccggctcggccaggcattgaatattccggcgtaccgggacattgccattggcatcagccggcggttcctgcgggcatccagcacattcaccagtgaccgccaggatgaaacggagcaggcggcggcattggatgctgactgtgaggacggcatggatgcggaccagtggatggcgcatatgacggatttacaggcgggccattcatcgcacgtggcggggatggtatatgggcggcagctgatggagcaggcgggcacaacaagccaccggcgggcaatgttccggcagtccagtgtggattggcaccagtttctggggttcggctgcggcacgggggttccaggagatgtccatgccgacattgatgccggtgggcttcgggctggcttggtggatgaaggcagctgtccaagccgccgtcccggtcaggaacaggttagggctcgcttggtggatgatcccggtcaggaatgggttagggcttgcttggtggatgatcccggtcaggaatgggttagggcttgcttggtgaatgatcccggtcaggaacgggttagggctcgcttggtgagtgatcccagtcaggaaggggttagggctcgcttggtggatgaaggcaaccgtccaattcaccatcccggtcaggaacgggttagggctcgcttggtggatgaaggtagctgtccaattcaccatcccggtcaggaacgggttagggcttgcttggtgaatgatcccggtcaggaacgggttagggctcgccccgtgcttgggaaacgcaagcgggccccatggcaggtggaggctgaggagcaccacatggagcggcgccaccagctgcagaccatggacatggccgctgcgctgcagcagatgaccggtcaggccggcatgcagttccagggcatccaggcacccgccatggcggcgatccagcagggcaagagccccgtggtggcagtcatgcccaccggcggtgggaaaagcatgttattcatgttgcccgcgtgggccgtccccgggggcaccaccattgtggtggtgccattgatctcgctgcggcaggatatgcagcagcggtgccggcggctaggcatcccatgtatggcatgggaccggcagcagccatgtgatgaagcagccattgtgctggtcacaccggaatcggctgtcacccccgatttccattcattcatcaaccggttggtggtgatgcagcggctggaccgggtggtgattgatgaatgcCATGTCATTAtgaaccagcagaagaacttccggtccgccatggcacagcttgggaagctcgttcgggcccgtacacagatggtgtttttaacggccacattgccccccgagatggaaccggagttcagccagcgcattcaccacccacaggatcagatcgatatatatcgggcccgcacgagccgcggcaatgtggcatatggggtgtggcggccaccgattccacacactgcaccacatggatatggatgggagcaggatgcccggattattcagttcctgcaggcgcagctccagtgggcccgggcccggggggggaagatggtgatatatgccaaccgggtccaccaggtgcaggcgatggcggcggtattgggatgtgaggcgtatttcagtgggcaggtggaccggggtgggattttggggcggttcatgggaggggattccacagtgctttgcgtgaccagtgcattgggcatgggggttgatattccgaatatccgagtgatcattcatcttgggaCGCCCCGGACGTTATTGGATTATGCACAGGAAAGTGGGCGAGCCGGGCGGGATGGGCAGGCCAGCCAGGCGATCATTATCCAGCCGGCGGggtgggcggaggatgagcgaCATCTGGgcacaccggaggtggagctggtgcagcaatacatgggggtggtggcaggttggggatgccggcgggtggtactggacgattatctggatgggacggtgaatggataccggcggcagcattgcggggatgacggggacgagcAGGCATGTGATGGGTGTAATGTGCAGTGGCGTGTAGGGCacgtgggtggtgatgaggccggGCATGAGGCTGGGCATGAGGCCGGGTGTGTGGGCTtgcaccatggcccagggcaggcggttcggccagtgttagggctggcagatgacccagactggcgggcgcgcagtgccacgaggcgttccaatggtcgggggctcaggcgcggaatggagtatgattccagcagagcagcgggctcatgcagcccaagccgaagccggagccatagcccacgccggagcccgagccatagcccgagccatagcccaagcccgagccatagcccgagccatagcccaagcccaagccatagcccgagccatatcccatgccggagccatagccatagcccaagcccaagccggagcccaagccggagccatagcccgggccggagccatagcccaaaccggagccacagcccgagcccgagccacagcccgagcccgagccacagcccgagcccaagtcagcaccggcgccacagccatagcccaagcccaagccatagcccgagcccgagccatagcccgaaccaacgccagcaccagcacccgagcccgagccaccgccagcagcagcgccagtgggccgcggccgacattcaattccgccggcaacagtcccaggcatggctggatgaggagtttggggagcaggaggctcagcagtggcgggatcgatgttatatctgcgccatggcccaggcggatgaccagcacgatttatattcatgccggcatgcacgcagccaggCGGCCAAGCAGTGGATGCTGCAGGTTCGCCGGCGGATCCAGTACAGCCGATTCAGCGGGTGTTTTTCCTGTGGGATGCCGCAGACGATATGCGCCGGGTGGGAGCCGGGCGGCCGGTGTCAGTACCGGGGGGTTTTGATCCccatggtggcgatgatgctgcatgggccatggggggtgggcattcggggggcatggcagcggcgactggtgggattgcaggtcgacggcgcggacattggggcggtgattgggtggctggggcagcgcagccgggcgggccatagccagttgtttgaggagttttgttggctgcggcgggtgagtcaggaggttgagttggggttggagtcgggaggcagagagatggaggattggtcaggaccatag
- a CDS encoding uncharacterized protein (COG:L;~EggNog:ENOG410PI7H) — protein MGQLARRSQQTVQRCGTGICMEAARTEAGQTPYRPLQAYMDETSVQKHVQAWQQVLGFIARTQATQAGQGMPEWCGPLPVYGMTARQQRKWQMLWQLAMPTMARPQQAPHRARARAVHMFPGAGRILEQGGNPGSYRATEGRGVSPGDQPTAGHGVSPEHVEEAEETGNAGSTEPAWMMSPMERACLEFCIELLNQRHRAHEYESPLLPPILSRMIKLARFMVVQKALWLDPHVGDIIQMWQAQASTANGTVNGMVNGTPNGTPNGTPNGTPASPIAWPLASADAQLADIDEGCDSASPTRSTPTTVHDRPSFHDHVQQMVSRFMIRGTHGPMQTLLDWRTYGLKIHYNSTAPGHVAWMGADELLYKDLHFTMGEFRGFIHRLVGATRELLCELLCIADGSSSAHTPSTMPLPAIPWQGLYDDPTQGHPGWNFCMIAGPGGPWMAGGG, from the exons ATGGGCCAGTTGGCCCGGCGGAGCCAGCAGACCGTGCAGCGGTGTGGAACCGGCATTTGTATGGAGGCGGCCCGGACCGAGGCCGGACAGACCCCATACCGGCCGCTCCAGGCGTACATGGATGAAACCAGTGTCCAGAAGCATGTGCAGGCGTGGCAGCaagtgttgggcttcattgcacgcacacaggccacccaggccgGACAGGGCATGCCGGAGTGGTGTGGTCCGCTGcccgtgtatgggatgaccgcgcggcagcagcggaagtggcagatgttgtggcagcttgccatgcccaccatggcgaggccccaacaggcgccccatcgagcccgggctcgggcggtccatatgttccccggggccggtcggatcctagagcagggtgggaaccccggcagttatcgggccacagaggggcgtggggtgagccccggagatcagcccacagccgggcatggggtgagccccgagcatgtggaagaagcagaggagactggcaatgcaggcagcaccgagccggcatggatgatgagcccaatggagcgtgcctgcttggagttttgcattgagctgctcaaccagcgccaccgtgcccatgaatatgaaagccccctt ttaccccccattttatcgcggatgatcaagcttgcgcggttcatggtggtgcagaaggcactgtggttggatccccatgtgggggacattattcagatgtggcaggcacaggctagcacggcgaatggcacagtgaatggcatggtgaatggcactccgaatggcactccgaatggcactccaaatggcacaccggctagcccaatagcatggccgttggccagtgcagatgcccaactggccgatatcgatgagggctgtgatagtgccagtcccacacgctccacccccaccacggtgcacgatcgcccgtcatttcatgaccatgtgcagcagatggtcagccgcttcatgatccgtggcacccatgggcccatgcagacattgctcgactggcgcacatatgggttgaagatccattacaatagcacggcgccgggccatgtggcgtggatgggagccgatgagctgttgtacaaggatctgcatttcacgatgggtgaattccgtgggttcatccacaggctggttggggccacacgggagctgctgtgtgaactattatgtattgccgatggttccagcagcgcccacaccccaagcaccatgccgctgcccgccatcccgtggcagggcttgtatgatgatcccacccaggggcacccgggctggaacttttgcatgatcgccggacccggtggcccgtggatggccggtggtggatga
- a CDS encoding uncharacterized protein (COG:L;~EggNog:ENOG410PI7H;~InterPro:IPR022698;~PFAM:PF12013) — MENELFQKIPSLQVIICRQCKHGVRPAEVERHLKRKHQFKHQSAHQLAQAVQQWEDIEQDSAAIQIPPVVDNPLPILPCEPSGLLCQRQDPPCHYVASSMDTMRKHWRQVHQWSQQTRRGRVGQRERTQGAAELRRSFTTVAWQQIFPSGPGSHYIHIRFPEGHPPPPLPPADQAQRAVDAIITAWDQARTAQEQQAVIQADRITDANPWLRRTGWARYLEGVHPQDLLRLVEAPPRSPGSH, encoded by the coding sequence ATGGAGAATGAActgttccagaagatcccAAGCTTGCAAGTGATTATCTGTCGCCAATGCAAGCATGGCGTACGACCGGCAGAGGTCGAGCGACATCTGAAGCGGAAACATCAGTTCAAGCATCAATCCGCCCACCAGTTGGCTCAGGCAGTCCAACAgtgggaggatattgaacagGACAGTGCGGCCATCCAGATCCCACCAGTAGTCGACAACCCACTGCCCATTTTACCGTGTGAGCCCAGTGGCTTGTTATGCCAACGACAGGACCCCCCGTGCCATtatgtggcatccagcatGGACACCATGCGAAAGCACTGGCGCCAGGTCCATCAATGGTCCCAACAGACCCGCCGTGGCCGGGTTGGCCAGAGAGAGCGCACACAAGGGGCCGCTGAGCTCCGGCGTTCATTCACCACCGTAGCATGGCAGCAGAtcttcccatcgggcccGGGGTCCCATTACATCCATATCCGCTTCCCAGAGGgccacccaccaccaccactgccCCCCGCGGACCAGGCCCAACGGGCCGTCGATGCCATCATCACCGCATGGGATCAGGCTCGAACGGCCCAGGAACAACAGGCCGTCATCCAGGCCGATCGGATCACCGATGCTAACCCGTGGCTCCGCCGGACCGGGTGGGCACGATACCTGGAAGGTGTGCACCCCCAGGACCTGCTCCGGCTGGTGGAAGCGCCCCCGAGGAGCCCCGGATCCCATtga
- a CDS encoding uncharacterized protein (COG:S;~EggNog:ENOG410Q1H7), producing MDSKNKNCAECTRRGRKCQKQFHSEREWDSLHRDQEKLAFDLEEAQRLWLEHSQKMQEAMSKIIRLQKQQRFLKERGGRMLEHDSKLMEQLDEEDPPSAEDLQELERLADEEEAARLAAVSNNPSLTQMMNSPSFWENFDSAVAGGIPSPTGDNPSSSR from the coding sequence ATGGATTCAAAGAACAAGAATTGTGCTGAATGTACCCGTCGTGGTCGCAAATGTCAAAAACAATTTCATAGTGAACGTGAGTGGGATTCTCTTCATCGAGACCAGGAGAAGCTGGCTTTTGATCTTGAAGAAGCCCAGCGTCTCTGGTTGGAGCATTCCCAAAAGATGCAAGAGGCGATGTCAAAAATTATTCGCCTTCAAAAACAACAGAGGTTTCTTAAGGAACGTGGTGGTCGCATGTTGGAACATGATTCCAAGCTTATGGAGCagttggatgaggaggatccTCCAAGTGCTGAGGATCTCCAAGAGCTTGAGCGTCttgctgatgaagaagaggctgcTCGTCTTGCTGCAGTGTCAAACAATCCTAGTttgactcagatgatgaattccccttccttctgggagaactttgattctgctgttgctggtggtattccttcaccaactggtgacAACCCGTCAAGTTCgcgatag